Proteins encoded in a region of the Bombiscardovia apis genome:
- a CDS encoding bifunctional ADP-dependent NAD(P)H-hydrate dehydratase/NAD(P)H-hydrate epimerase: protein MRKARKLVRVVCKTTEAIWAMQPRKDETMVKDEYQAEHKLARTAYRSQVIRSLEQPLLEDGQPLMQKAGQAVAANAWLMLSMAGIDIEDATVAILAGGGNNGGDGLYAGAQLAAWGAEVTALATGTQLHDRATDSFVQAGGTIWVLSPQANIPFAPSADDTSQANERLQESIKLVRHCDIIIDAMTGIGANGPLHGIAQTLAATVGQAEGSIQTASYQTQPWKADRPLILAVDVPSGVNVDMGTLPGAYIPADVTVSFGALKPCSLLPPAAYVCGRTVLVDLGFDVEDVQADVEAMTAEACASLLKVPTINDSKYTRGVVGLVTGSARYPGAAVLSSKAAVACNVGMIRYIGPEQSARSVVEALPEATVGAGRVQSLVVGSGVPTSKAAQGSESQRDIIRSILEGSGDEDGTSHSLPREDKPSTPVLIDAGALDLLPHAQLTPNFVITPHFGELAELLSRYGEEVSAARIAQEPLAWAIEAWKLTGATVLLKGAITLVICDGDDEGNKPQIYTSGFGPTWLSTAGSGDVLSGVEGAFLASQADLIDGDMRHTGQIAAAGAYLHGLAASLASNSRERAWKKPLIVRDDQLSEFVEDAQKAWSIDFDSADGFTAIGHPIHASDIVNELEHAQEVLLALRYAPDSQQLESNKASDDDTGHAQIQNRSQSLGYAGTNESERMNNTGIAAASAFDSLWF from the coding sequence GACGAGTATCAAGCTGAACACAAGTTAGCGAGGACTGCTTACCGATCCCAAGTAATCCGTTCCTTAGAACAGCCCCTCCTTGAAGATGGTCAACCGCTCATGCAAAAAGCTGGACAAGCGGTGGCTGCAAACGCTTGGCTCATGCTCTCAATGGCTGGAATAGATATTGAAGATGCTACTGTTGCCATCTTGGCTGGCGGCGGCAATAACGGCGGCGATGGCTTGTATGCAGGGGCTCAATTGGCAGCTTGGGGAGCGGAAGTTACGGCGCTTGCGACCGGCACCCAACTTCACGACCGAGCTACAGATTCTTTTGTTCAAGCAGGCGGCACCATATGGGTCTTGTCTCCACAGGCCAATATACCTTTCGCCCCGTCAGCAGACGACACATCCCAAGCAAACGAGCGATTACAAGAGAGTATAAAACTGGTACGCCACTGCGATATCATCATTGATGCTATGACTGGCATAGGCGCGAACGGCCCCCTTCATGGCATTGCCCAGACTCTAGCAGCCACAGTTGGGCAAGCCGAGGGAAGCATTCAAACTGCTTCGTATCAGACACAGCCTTGGAAAGCAGATCGGCCCCTGATTTTGGCTGTTGATGTACCTTCTGGAGTTAATGTCGACATGGGAACCTTACCTGGCGCTTATATCCCAGCCGATGTCACCGTCAGCTTTGGAGCACTCAAACCTTGTTCCCTTCTTCCACCGGCGGCATACGTGTGTGGCCGAACAGTTTTGGTAGATCTTGGCTTTGATGTTGAAGACGTGCAAGCAGACGTCGAAGCAATGACTGCAGAAGCTTGCGCCAGCTTACTGAAAGTTCCAACAATCAATGATAGCAAATACACACGGGGTGTCGTCGGACTTGTTACCGGCTCTGCACGATACCCGGGAGCAGCAGTCTTGAGCTCCAAAGCGGCGGTTGCCTGCAATGTAGGGATGATTCGCTATATAGGTCCCGAACAGAGCGCTCGCTCGGTAGTCGAGGCTCTACCAGAAGCGACGGTCGGGGCAGGGAGAGTGCAGTCGCTAGTCGTCGGCTCAGGCGTACCTACCAGTAAGGCTGCGCAAGGCAGTGAAAGTCAACGCGATATTATTCGTAGCATTCTCGAAGGCAGCGGTGATGAAGACGGCACGTCTCATTCGCTGCCTCGCGAAGACAAACCCTCCACTCCTGTCTTAATTGATGCGGGGGCTTTAGACCTACTCCCCCACGCCCAGCTAACTCCCAACTTTGTAATAACACCTCACTTTGGTGAATTGGCAGAGCTGCTCAGCAGGTATGGAGAGGAAGTAAGCGCTGCTCGCATAGCACAGGAGCCACTAGCTTGGGCTATTGAAGCGTGGAAACTCACGGGTGCAACTGTCCTGCTCAAAGGTGCTATCACCTTAGTGATCTGTGACGGCGATGACGAGGGGAACAAACCTCAGATTTACACCAGTGGTTTCGGACCTACTTGGTTGTCAACTGCAGGGTCTGGAGATGTCTTGTCTGGAGTAGAAGGAGCGTTCTTAGCCAGTCAGGCAGATCTTATTGATGGTGATATGCGTCACACAGGCCAGATTGCTGCGGCCGGCGCATACTTACACGGATTGGCAGCATCCTTGGCATCTAACAGTCGTGAGCGGGCTTGGAAGAAGCCACTCATAGTTCGCGATGATCAGCTGAGTGAGTTCGTAGAAGACGCGCAAAAGGCTTGGAGCATTGATTTCGATAGTGCAGACGGCTTTACTGCTATAGGCCATCCCATACATGCGTCAGACATCGTCAACGAATTGGAACACGCTCAAGAGGTTTTACTCGCTCTACGATATGCACCTGATTCGCAACAGCTCGAAAGCAACAAAGCAAGCGATGATGACACTGGCCATGCTCAGATTCAAAATCGCTCACAAAGCTTAGGATATGCTGGAACGAACGAGTCTGAGCGCATGAATAACACGGGTATAGCAGCCGCTTCCGCTTTTGATTCCTTATGGTTTTAG
- a CDS encoding 2,3-bisphosphoglycerate-dependent phosphoglycerate mutase: MDGKLILMRHGQSEWTRSDINRFAGWVDIPLSEWGKQQARQAGQLIQNADLKPDCVFTSLLRRSIESSNLALDMMNRLWVPVQRSWRLNERHYGAFQGQTRPDMLAQYGQRHFGIYRRSYDVAPPALSVDSPYWQGQDSRYSAPFLDHLDQKDPACITAESLSDVLMRFLPYWQERILPLLASGQTVFVVTHGSVVRATIKMLEQLSDHDIQYINVPTGIPLVYRFVKTTHSSQLLETIEPGRYLDPVAAKSGIAHVEALGQGE, encoded by the coding sequence GTGGACGGAAAACTCATCCTCATGCGACATGGCCAAAGTGAGTGGACGCGCAGTGACATCAACCGTTTTGCTGGTTGGGTCGATATTCCCCTGAGCGAATGGGGAAAGCAGCAAGCACGCCAGGCAGGTCAGCTTATACAAAACGCAGATCTTAAACCCGATTGTGTATTCACCTCACTCTTAAGACGTTCTATTGAGAGTTCGAACCTAGCATTAGACATGATGAATCGTTTGTGGGTACCAGTACAACGTTCTTGGCGACTCAACGAACGGCATTATGGCGCTTTCCAAGGGCAGACCCGGCCAGATATGCTTGCTCAATACGGGCAAAGGCATTTCGGTATATATCGGCGCTCGTATGATGTGGCACCGCCTGCACTTAGTGTCGATTCGCCCTATTGGCAGGGTCAAGATTCTCGCTATAGCGCGCCCTTCCTAGACCATTTAGATCAAAAGGATCCGGCATGTATCACCGCAGAATCCCTAAGCGATGTGCTGATGCGCTTTCTGCCTTATTGGCAGGAACGCATTCTTCCCTTACTTGCTAGCGGGCAGACTGTTTTTGTGGTCACTCACGGTTCGGTAGTTCGCGCAACGATTAAGATGCTCGAGCAGCTCTCTGATCACGATATCCAATATATCAACGTACCGACTGGCATACCGCTGGTGTACCGGTTCGTGAAGACTACACACTCTAGCCAATTACTTGAGACTATTGAGCCAGGAAGATACTTAGACCCCGTGGCCGCCAAATCGGGTATTGCCCACGTAGAAGCCTTAGGACAAGGCGAGTAG
- a CDS encoding LysR family transcriptional regulator — protein sequence MTLLQLKYIVKIVECGSMNEASHELYISQPALSSAVKELENELGVEIFTRHSQGISLTVDGAEFLTYARQVLDQVDLMDKRYQQTKPRKQLCRVSTQHYMFAVEAFVEMISSIESEEYEFTIRETQTKDIIDQVSSLRSEIGIIYQSGFNSRIISKLLREKHLAFHPLFRCQPHVFISRNNPLAARQELTMEDLEPYPFLQYEQGNEGSFYFAEEPVWPDYSSKQITVSDRATMLNFIVGLNAYTVCTGIDNEDLNTEKITTIPLRSEETMLLGWISNERAKPSQAAQLYLGKLREVIAHHGYDLID from the coding sequence ATGACCCTTCTCCAACTCAAATACATAGTAAAGATTGTCGAATGTGGCTCTATGAACGAAGCCTCCCACGAACTTTACATATCACAACCCGCTCTATCTTCAGCGGTAAAAGAGTTAGAAAATGAGCTAGGCGTTGAGATTTTCACCCGCCATTCTCAAGGCATCTCTCTCACAGTTGATGGGGCGGAATTTTTAACCTATGCCCGCCAAGTGTTGGACCAAGTCGACTTGATGGACAAACGTTACCAGCAGACTAAGCCGCGCAAACAGTTGTGCCGTGTTTCCACTCAGCATTACATGTTCGCCGTCGAAGCCTTCGTCGAAATGATTAGTTCGATTGAATCTGAGGAATACGAGTTCACTATTCGAGAGACGCAGACCAAAGACATCATTGACCAAGTGTCCAGCTTACGTTCCGAGATTGGCATCATTTATCAATCCGGATTCAACTCTCGCATCATATCTAAACTTCTTCGTGAAAAGCATTTAGCTTTCCACCCTCTCTTTCGTTGTCAACCTCACGTGTTTATCTCCCGCAATAATCCACTCGCTGCCCGTCAAGAACTAACTATGGAGGACTTGGAGCCGTATCCATTTTTGCAGTATGAGCAAGGCAACGAAGGTTCCTTCTACTTTGCAGAGGAACCAGTATGGCCTGATTATTCTTCAAAGCAAATAACGGTTTCTGACCGTGCAACCATGTTGAATTTTATCGTTGGGCTCAACGCTTACACCGTGTGCACGGGCATTGATAACGAGGACCTGAATACTGAGAAAATAACTACAATTCCCCTACGCTCAGAGGAAACCATGCTACTGGGTTGGATTAGCAATGAACGAGCGAAACCTTCCCAAGCTGCCCAGCTGTATTTAGGCAAGCTCAGGGAGGTCATCGCTCATCACGGTTACGATCTCATCGATTAG
- a CDS encoding DsbA family protein — METPQPTSNEQVQQAKSRKGLVTVLGLVIIVALVCAGAFWVHNSDPITSPTASETSAAAARAPKPVQNKEYEALQAVVHKPSVADNQGGIIVSKEGVGRASANVPTFDIYMDFLCPPCASVHRTLDPSLEKMIQAGQINVGMHFMDFLDRTRSDQYSSRTASAAATVAQEDPKHFFDVVASFYAEDFQPAEEAGKDISDEQLAERMMSVGVPESVAKKAASGEYIEWTQKLNAYTVTRAELAHPDGSDKGKMTTPTIIINNTYLQINHIRGGADDVRKALYKAIGLDENQVGKAGSLPAIGATGKPNAI; from the coding sequence ATGGAAACACCTCAGCCCACTTCAAACGAGCAGGTTCAACAGGCAAAAAGCCGCAAAGGACTGGTAACTGTACTGGGTTTGGTTATAATCGTGGCTCTAGTGTGCGCTGGTGCTTTTTGGGTTCATAACTCAGATCCCATCACCTCGCCAACTGCCTCTGAGACTTCAGCCGCGGCTGCAAGAGCTCCGAAGCCAGTCCAGAACAAGGAATACGAAGCACTGCAAGCTGTGGTCCATAAGCCAAGCGTTGCAGACAATCAGGGCGGCATTATCGTGAGTAAAGAAGGTGTTGGCCGGGCGAGTGCAAATGTGCCAACTTTCGACATATACATGGACTTTTTATGCCCACCTTGTGCATCTGTGCACCGCACGCTCGACCCTAGCTTGGAGAAAATGATACAAGCTGGGCAAATCAATGTCGGCATGCATTTTATGGACTTCCTTGACCGAACGCGTTCTGACCAATATTCCAGCCGTACCGCTTCGGCTGCGGCAACAGTTGCTCAAGAGGATCCTAAGCACTTCTTCGACGTGGTTGCATCATTCTATGCTGAAGATTTCCAACCGGCGGAAGAAGCTGGCAAAGACATTAGCGACGAACAGCTTGCCGAGCGCATGATGTCGGTCGGCGTTCCTGAGTCAGTGGCTAAGAAAGCTGCGAGCGGGGAATATATTGAGTGGACACAAAAACTCAACGCTTATACGGTTACGCGTGCCGAATTAGCGCATCCTGACGGTAGCGACAAGGGTAAGATGACTACCCCAACCATCATTATCAACAATACGTATTTGCAGATAAACCATATACGCGGCGGGGCTGACGATGTGCGCAAGGCCCTCTATAAGGCCATTGGTTTAGACGAAAATCAGGTCGGCAAGGCTGGAAGCTTGCCTGCCATTGGAGCCACAGGTAAACCCAACGCCATATAG
- a CDS encoding bifunctional [glutamine synthetase] adenylyltransferase/[glutamine synthetase]-adenylyl-L-tyrosine phosphorylase, protein MATDEVDSGQQLSSVLLLRAGLRHLESARREVAFLQERGLSSQGCETLLHALALACDPDRALESLVHLVQYGDRTVPMNAAGECVDEFECACDAGLSQYALADLAEQSQAFTSLIQVLGASQTMGRLMQNRPELISSIIEIDNAKGNELQRNQSSIESALDRLHEKGASPSYAASVNALRAAYYCRLVAIMAQDLNAQDPVETQPQISQALSQLADETLQGALRIAQERVAGSHSCRFSVIGMGKLGAQELNYVSDVDLVYVVEPAPGKQALNSQSLVEVGSNIAMTLQQVCQSVIPAVSEPPLWKVDTALRPEGKDGPLVRTLNSFEEYYGSWAQNWEFQALLKARSVAGDRELGQAFEEMCNELVWSASQKPNFVYDCQQMRSRVEDLIPAKLKDREIKLGQGGLRDVEFTVQMLQLVHGRTDPSLHTRSTLDALTALATGGYIATQHAQRLAADYRFERVVEHRQQMWLLKRTHLFPDLGSHNRGGLDSRRKLTLKDLDGNDDLYRLARAFRLHADELVERYDKTRREIRTLHLAIYFRPMLPIEAQLEDDEVSLKPQAAKERFASIGFADPDAALRHVQALTQGLTRSAKINRILLPAVFAWLGNGQDPDMGLLGWRTLEERFGNKSAYLGFLRDSTSAARRLCHVLSNSRYLGTALCKSVESVTWLGDDQQLRPRSLESLTITCKGYMERHGDDMADFATALRAMRRREIERIGLGWLSRVCDEDTCLTGMSDVYDAMIEAALQWSLQAQLREEGKSQAPSRMSIIALGRYGGREVNFSSDADAMIIYEGESGVIDQSALAFAQGVCDKLRAILGSMTVSVEPKVDLDLDLRPEGRSGPMVRSLESCRTYYQQWSSVWEHQALLRARVAAGDGELGQRFLTEIADPLRYPSSVLTKEQAGEIRKLKARMEAERLPRGVRRDRHLKLGAGGLSDIEWTVQLLQLEYAGNHRELQVTSTLQALQALRHLGLIGKRDASAMEAGWRLCTSARNGSYLWSGRSNQADILPDDTYTLGAMAVYLGYPAHRGAEFANELLGAMRRSREVMLRLFYGQ, encoded by the coding sequence GTGGCAACTGATGAAGTAGATAGCGGTCAACAGTTGAGCTCTGTATTGCTGCTTCGTGCCGGGCTGCGCCATCTAGAAAGCGCCCGCCGTGAAGTGGCTTTCCTACAAGAACGGGGTTTGAGCTCTCAAGGCTGCGAAACATTACTGCACGCCTTAGCTCTGGCCTGTGACCCCGATCGTGCCTTGGAATCGCTGGTACACCTCGTGCAATACGGAGACCGTACTGTTCCGATGAATGCTGCCGGTGAGTGTGTAGACGAGTTCGAGTGCGCTTGTGATGCTGGGCTAAGCCAATATGCGCTGGCTGATTTAGCGGAACAGTCGCAGGCGTTCACCTCGCTGATACAAGTGCTCGGCGCTTCCCAAACCATGGGCCGACTCATGCAAAATCGCCCCGAGCTCATCAGCTCGATTATCGAAATAGATAACGCTAAAGGAAATGAGCTCCAACGCAATCAGTCATCAATCGAAAGCGCGCTTGACCGTTTGCACGAGAAGGGCGCAAGCCCCAGCTATGCGGCATCGGTGAACGCCCTAAGAGCTGCTTACTATTGTCGATTAGTTGCCATCATGGCCCAAGACCTCAACGCCCAAGACCCAGTTGAAACTCAGCCTCAGATCAGTCAAGCTCTCTCCCAGCTGGCTGATGAAACCCTGCAAGGAGCCTTACGTATTGCTCAAGAGCGTGTAGCTGGTTCTCATAGCTGCCGTTTTAGTGTCATCGGTATGGGAAAATTAGGAGCTCAAGAACTCAATTACGTCTCAGATGTCGACTTAGTATATGTAGTGGAACCAGCACCCGGCAAGCAAGCATTGAATAGTCAAAGTCTTGTTGAAGTGGGCAGCAATATAGCGATGACTCTTCAACAGGTCTGCCAGTCTGTTATTCCTGCAGTTAGTGAACCACCCCTTTGGAAAGTTGACACGGCCCTGAGGCCAGAAGGTAAAGATGGGCCACTAGTGCGTACTTTGAATTCTTTCGAAGAATACTACGGCTCGTGGGCACAAAATTGGGAGTTCCAAGCCCTACTCAAGGCGCGAAGTGTTGCAGGAGATCGCGAACTCGGACAGGCTTTCGAAGAGATGTGCAATGAACTGGTGTGGTCAGCTTCGCAAAAGCCCAACTTTGTATACGATTGCCAGCAAATGCGTTCGCGGGTTGAAGACTTGATACCAGCCAAGCTCAAAGACAGGGAAATCAAGTTAGGGCAAGGAGGTTTAAGAGATGTTGAATTCACTGTGCAAATGCTCCAACTGGTACATGGTAGGACTGACCCTAGTTTGCATACTCGCTCAACCCTGGATGCATTGACCGCGCTCGCAACTGGCGGTTATATTGCAACTCAGCATGCTCAGCGGCTAGCAGCAGACTACCGGTTTGAACGCGTTGTTGAGCATCGACAACAAATGTGGCTACTCAAGCGCACCCATCTGTTCCCGGACTTAGGCTCTCACAATCGGGGTGGTCTAGACAGTCGGCGCAAATTGACTCTCAAAGACCTTGACGGCAACGATGACTTATATCGGTTGGCACGGGCTTTCCGCCTGCACGCAGACGAACTGGTGGAACGATACGACAAAACCCGTCGAGAGATTCGTACCCTTCATTTAGCTATTTATTTTAGGCCAATGCTTCCCATCGAGGCTCAGCTCGAAGACGACGAAGTAAGCTTGAAACCGCAAGCTGCAAAGGAGCGATTTGCCTCAATCGGTTTCGCTGATCCGGATGCTGCCTTACGCCATGTGCAAGCGCTTACTCAAGGGTTGACCAGATCCGCGAAGATAAACCGCATTCTCTTGCCGGCAGTTTTTGCCTGGCTCGGCAATGGTCAAGACCCTGACATGGGGCTCCTAGGCTGGCGTACGCTCGAAGAACGATTCGGTAACAAAAGTGCCTACCTAGGGTTCTTGCGCGACTCCACATCTGCTGCCCGACGCCTGTGTCATGTGCTATCGAATTCGCGGTATTTGGGCACTGCCTTATGCAAGTCGGTCGAATCGGTTACTTGGCTGGGCGATGACCAACAGTTGCGACCGCGTTCACTGGAATCGCTTACCATAACCTGCAAGGGGTATATGGAGCGGCACGGCGATGACATGGCAGATTTTGCAACAGCATTGAGGGCTATGCGTCGACGCGAGATAGAGCGCATAGGTTTGGGCTGGCTCAGCCGGGTTTGCGATGAAGACACCTGCTTGACTGGAATGAGTGATGTCTACGACGCTATGATAGAAGCAGCCTTGCAGTGGTCGCTGCAAGCCCAGCTTCGCGAGGAAGGCAAGTCGCAAGCCCCATCTCGCATGAGTATCATCGCTTTAGGACGATACGGTGGGCGTGAGGTAAATTTCAGCTCAGACGCCGATGCGATGATTATTTATGAAGGTGAAAGCGGAGTAATCGACCAATCGGCTCTCGCATTTGCCCAAGGGGTTTGCGACAAGTTGCGAGCAATTTTGGGTAGTATGACGGTGAGCGTAGAGCCAAAAGTTGATTTGGACTTAGACCTGCGTCCCGAAGGCAGGTCCGGGCCAATGGTGCGTTCCCTAGAGTCGTGCCGTACCTATTACCAGCAGTGGTCCAGTGTATGGGAACACCAAGCACTCTTGAGGGCACGTGTCGCTGCGGGAGACGGCGAGCTAGGCCAGCGTTTCCTTACGGAGATTGCTGATCCTTTACGCTATCCCTCGTCTGTCTTGACCAAAGAGCAAGCTGGCGAAATTCGCAAGCTCAAAGCTCGTATGGAGGCAGAACGGTTGCCTCGCGGGGTGCGCCGAGATCGCCATTTGAAACTAGGAGCGGGAGGGCTCTCTGATATCGAATGGACTGTACAACTTCTGCAGTTAGAATATGCCGGCAACCATCGTGAGCTGCAAGTAACTTCCACCTTGCAAGCCTTGCAAGCCCTGCGACATCTCGGTCTTATCGGAAAGCGTGATGCGTCAGCTATGGAAGCTGGCTGGCGGCTGTGTACCAGCGCTCGCAATGGGAGCTACCTGTGGTCAGGCCGCTCTAACCAAGCTGATATTTTGCCCGATGATACCTATACACTTGGTGCCATGGCTGTATATCTTGGTTATCCTGCCCACCGGGGAGCCGAGTTCGCCAATGAACTACTTGGGGCAATGCGTCGTTCCCGCGAGGTAATGCTCCGGCTTTTCTATGGACAATGA
- the metF gene encoding methylenetetrahydrofolate reductase [NAD(P)H], whose amino-acid sequence MHEPIFSLEVFPPRRNASVCSIYDTLDGLEGVKPDFISVTYGTGKHADRTATARICATIGQEYGLAAVAHLTAQYMTREMVDEALDMFEEAGVQAVLPLRGDCVEGREPVGVFTYARDLIDYVHASKPRMKIVAACYPETHPEASSPEADIAHLKEKVDAGAEHLISQLFYSNEDFMRFLDRARAAGISVPIEAGIMPVTRASQVRHMSQTCGSRIPAQVVRMLDKWEDNPQALSEAGIAYASEQICDLLAQGVDGIHLYSMNHPVVTRRIWRNVEPLFVEIPNSTLF is encoded by the coding sequence TTGCACGAACCTATATTTTCGCTTGAGGTATTTCCGCCCAGGCGTAATGCTTCCGTATGTTCTATTTACGATACTTTAGATGGTTTAGAAGGTGTGAAACCAGATTTCATTTCGGTCACTTACGGAACTGGTAAACATGCTGATCGCACCGCCACGGCTCGAATTTGCGCGACTATTGGACAGGAGTATGGCCTTGCTGCTGTAGCGCATCTGACGGCTCAGTATATGACTCGTGAAATGGTAGATGAAGCGCTTGATATGTTTGAAGAGGCGGGCGTTCAGGCTGTTTTGCCTCTGCGGGGCGATTGCGTTGAGGGGCGGGAACCTGTTGGAGTTTTTACGTATGCTCGTGACTTAATCGATTATGTACACGCTTCTAAGCCTCGTATGAAGATAGTTGCTGCCTGCTATCCAGAAACGCATCCTGAAGCCAGTTCGCCGGAAGCTGATATAGCTCATCTCAAAGAAAAGGTGGATGCTGGGGCTGAACATCTGATTTCTCAACTGTTTTATTCGAATGAAGATTTTATGCGATTCTTAGATCGTGCCCGTGCAGCTGGTATTAGTGTCCCTATCGAAGCGGGCATTATGCCGGTGACTCGTGCCAGTCAGGTGCGTCATATGAGCCAGACTTGCGGCTCTAGAATTCCTGCGCAAGTGGTGCGTATGCTCGATAAATGGGAAGACAACCCTCAAGCTTTATCTGAGGCAGGCATCGCTTACGCATCTGAGCAAATATGCGATTTGCTCGCTCAAGGTGTGGATGGTATTCATCTCTACTCCATGAATCATCCCGTTGTGACCCGCCGGATATGGCGCAATGTTGAACCACTGTTCGTGGAAATTCCCAATAGCACTCTTTTCTAA